The Peribacillus simplex genome contains the following window.
TGACAGCGGAATTATATGCAGCAAAAGAGGGCCCAAAGCAGCTGTACATCGCTAAAAAAGGGGCCCACGCTCAATCTTATAATGAAAATCCAAAAGAATATGAAGATCAAATCGATCAGTTTCTCAAACTTGTCTGAACAGAAAAAGAGAGGGTATCCACGATTCCCTCTTTTCTAGTTAGATTTTATTAAAATAGCTCATCCTCGGATTTAAGATTTGATTCGGACTTTTTAATTGAAAGCTGTTCGCTTCCGGAACAAAGTCTATTTTCATGACTTCATCCAGAAAAATCATTTTTGATTTCTCAACATATAGGGGAATTCCGTTCGTTTCCGCTTTTTCGGTACCTTCTTCAGGTTCGTTGACCAGCCATAGCGCGGTCACACCACTTACCACACAGCCACAGCCATCAGTATCATATTTCAACTGTAAATATCCTTCTTTT
Protein-coding sequences here:
- a CDS encoding iron-sulfur cluster biosynthesis family protein codes for the protein MYIEWTERAAEKIANKVQGKEGYLQLKYDTDGCGCVVSGVTALWLVNEPEEGTEKAETNGIPLYVEKSKMIFLDEVMKIDFVPEANSFQLKSPNQILNPRMSYFNKI